The Sebastes umbrosus isolate fSebUmb1 chromosome 19, fSebUmb1.pri, whole genome shotgun sequence genome has a segment encoding these proteins:
- the LOC119478133 gene encoding serine/threonine-protein phosphatase with EF-hands 2-like, translating into MGCAMGKSELQLKKRDRVTISVPAATAIRAALLIQRWYRQYVARLEVRRRCTWNIFQSIEYAGEQDQIKLYNFFGFLMDHFTPASSERNLISHIFRENEICRDTEWERYFCYKSIEVSDSYTGPHLTFPMTFCGVSKLVEAFKHKQQLHARYVLQLLGETWRLLRILPNISKVSACHTKQITICGDLHGHLEDLLLIFYKNGLPSSEKPYVFNGDFVDRGKHSLEILLILFGFLLVYPNDVHLNRGNHEDHIVNLRYGFTKEVLGKYRMHGKKILKLLQKIFSWLPLATVIDNKVLIVHGGISDATDLDTIARADRHRYVSVLRPPKPTHRVVNGSRTQTMNNRNGEAVGPVDGRRRVCSLTHPGSAPALRHDLPRRSLHNAPMSSNWSVEEELKRRRRQAGFDQSYGELKKSDSDSDPDSGETTETDVDEWKQIVDVLWSDPMPQNGCIPNEVRGGGCYWGPDVTEEVLGRHNLQLLIRSHECKQEGYEFCHNRKVLTIFSASNYYEVGSNRGAYIRMGPDLVPHFIQYQASRTSIELSLRQSVGWTERSALRALREQLFVHKSDLISAFQEFDPNHKGMISLRNWASATERVLNLGLPWRVLRPQLVSSTQYGMVDYQLWIRELSINEPKLEISDNSILETMYKNHSNLETIFRIIDTDHSGLISFEEFRQTWKLLSSHLKTEISDEAIADLAQSIDFNKDGSIDINEFMEAFRLVDISAHT; encoded by the exons ATGGGATGTGCTATGGGAAAATCTGAACTACAGCTGAAGAAACGAGACAGAG tgACCATCTCAGTTCCag CTGCCACTG CAATCAGAGCGGCTCTGTTGATCCAGCGTTGGTACCGTCAGTATGTTGCCCGGCTGGAGGTGAGACGCAGGTGCACATGGAACATCTTCCAGTCTATTGAATATGCAGGAGAGCAAGACCAGATCAAG ctctACAATTTTTTTGGCTTCCTGATGGACCACTTCACCCCAGCCAGCAGTGAAA GAAACCTAATATCTCACATCTTTCGTGAGAATGAAATCTGTCGTGACACAGAATGGGAGAGATATTTTTGCTACAAGAGCATTGAGGTAAGCGATAGCTACACCGGCCCCCATCTGACCTTCCCCATGACCTTCTGTGGGGTGTCGAAGCTGGTCGAGGCCTTCAAGCACAAACAA CAGCTTCATGCTCGATATGTTCTGCAACTTCTTGGAGAGACTTGGAGACTTCTAAGAATTCTTCCAAACATCAGTAAAGTGTCTGCATGCCACACCAAGCAGATTACCATATGCG GAGATTTACATGGCCACCTTGAAGACCTGCTGTTGATATTCTATAAG AATGGTTTACCGTCCTCCGAGAAACCGTATGTCTTCAACGGAGACTTTGTGGATCGTGGTAAACACTCCTTAGAGATCCTGCTCATCCTGTTTGGTTTCCTGCTGGTCTATCCCAATGATGTTCATCTGAACAGAGGCAACCATGAGGACCACATTGTTAACCTGAG aTATGGTTTCACTAAAGAAGTTTTGGGAAAATATAGG ATGCATGGCAAGAAGATCCTAAAGCTTCTCCAGAAGATTTTCAGCTGGCTGCCTCTAGCCACCGTGATTGATAACAAGGTGCTGATCGTGCATGGTGGGATCTCTGACGCGACAGACCTCGACACGATAGCCAGAGCGGACAGACACAGA TATGTGTCGGTTCTCAGGCCTCCTAAGCCGACCCATCGTGTAGTAAATGGCAGTAGGACTCAGACGATGAACAACAGGAACGGGGAGGCCGTTGGACCAGTGGACGGCCGGCGTCGAGTGTGTTCTCTGACTCACCCTGGCTCGGCCCCGGCTCTCAGGCACGACCTCCCGCGGCGATCGCTCCACAACGCACCCATGAGCAGCAACTGGTCGGTGGAAGAGGAGCTGAAAAGGAGGCGCAGACAGGCTGGGTTTGACCAGTCCTACGGAGAACTGAAGAAGTCTGATTCTGACTCAGACCCGGATTCTGGAGAAACAACAGAGACAGATGTGGATGAGTGGAAACAA ATAGTGGACGTGTTGTGGAGTGACCCAATGCCACAAAATGGCTGCATTCCCAATGAGGTGCGAGGCGGAGGCTGCTACTGGGGGCCAGATGTCACTGAGGAAGTGCTGGGAAGACACAACCTCCAGCTACTCATCCGGTCCCATGAGTGCAAACAGGAGGGCTATGAGTTCTGCCACAACCGCAAG GTGCTGACTATATTTTCAGCGTCTAACTACTACGAGGTGGGCAGCAACAGAGGAGCGTACATCAGAATGGGACCCGATCTGGTCCCCCACTTCATTCAGTATCAGGCCAGCAGGACATCCATAGAGCTCAGCCTGAGACAGAG TGTCGGGTGGACAGAGAGATCGGCTCTGCGAGCTCTGAGGGAGCAACTGTTTGTACATAAGTCGGATCTCATCAGTGCCTTCCAGGAGTTTGATCCAAACCACAAAG gGATGATCTCTCTAAGGAACTGGGCCAGTGCCACTGAGAGAGTACTGAATCTGGGTCTGCCCTGGAGGGTGCTGCGCCCTCAGCTTGTCAGCAGCACCCAGTATGGCATGGTGGACTACCAGCTGTGGATAAGGGAGCTCTCCATCAACGAGCCCAAACTAGAG ATCTCAGATAACAGCATCCTGGAGACGATGTACAAAAACCACTCCAACCTGGAAACCATCTTCCGAATTATAGACACAGATCACTCAG GTTTGATCTCTTTCGAGGAGTTTCGTCAGACCTGGAAACTCCTGAGCTCTCATCTTAAGACGGAGATCAGTGACGAGGCCATCGCAGACCTGGCCCAGAGCATCGACTTCAACAAGGACGGGAGCATCGATATCAATGAGTTCATGGAGGCTTTCCGGCTGGTGGACATCTCTGCACACACCTGA